TAAAGGGAACAAAAATAATAAAGGAAGAGATAGAAAAATTATAACTTTTTATTTTCTATTCATTAATATTATTATTATTGATAATATAATTAATATTATATCAAGAACTAATGATATGTCAACATAGACATTAAATGGTAGTTTCTTACCAATAAATAAAGCTGGCCCTAATCTAGTTTCTGATAGTAACGCTAAATCGATAACGTAAAATGCGGTTATTAAAGGATATGTGTACTTAATACCCATTATTAGTAAAAAGGCCGCTATTATAGCTAATGCTGCAGTAAACCCAAAAAACGTATCGTAAATCATTGTTGCGATGGGATTTGGTAGTATTGCATGTGTTAATACTAAATGTACTCCAGCCCATAGAGCAGATAGCATTGCAGCTGCCCATCTAACTGAAAGTTTACTTATATCAATTTTTTCTTGTGCCATCAGTTTGAATGTTAATTATATATTTAATAAAAATTGTCCCAAATCTCTTATTATTTTGAATTGAGTCAGGTCATTTTTTGTTCTATGTTATCAAATGCAAGATAAATTTGAGTAGTTAAATTTTAGAGTATATAAATGCCGTTGTCAGCAGTTTCCAATAAATCGTAAAGTTTATATTATTTGATGTCATTTAACATTCCTAGCCCCTTCAACGTTATTTTTATAAACTTTTTTGTTAATATTTAGTATGTAGAAGAGGGCCCTACGATGAACCCGAGGAGCAATGTGAGGGGGAGGATGGGTTCAATGAGGCTCTCCATGTCGTGGCTGGGAGGTATGCTCCCTAACCTAGGCGTGGAGGGCCGGACAAGGGGTATGAGGACGAGGGTTGATATGAAATATCATGAAACCCTATGAAAGTCCGACCCCTAAATTTTACATCGCTATAATAACAATATAACAATATGGACAAATAATAAAATATCAGTTTATATAATATATAAAATATATTTACTCTACAGTGTAATAAATTATAATGTAATTAAGATATTTATATCACAATTATTGCAATATTATCTTTAATACTTTATATTTGACATAGGTTTCCTTGTTTTTAATCACTTCTGAGTATGACATAAATAAAACGTGAAAAAGAATTCGACCACTTATCAGTAATTATCATAAGTTATAGCTTTCATTACTTTTAAAATTATGTCTTTATATTAATACTTTTTCGCCATTTTTAAAATATTCCCTAATGTTAAACTCCAACCAAAAGATATTTTTAATCATAGAAGAAGTAGATAAAGATATGATTTTAACGTACTTGTCAGGCATTGAGTCCATCTTAGCCGGGGCTACCATAGTTTTTGGTGGAATAGTAGAAGGTTATGGATATGGACTTTCCTTAGGCACTAATTGGCCTTATACTCACGATATTTTGCAGTTAGCTGCTAGAAAAGACCCTGAAGCTATTCACAGGATATTAGCGACCATTGTAGGAATTTTTTCAATTATAATACTTATATTGAATCCCTCAATTATATCATTAATAGGTTTTTTATCGGTTGTGTTTACAGCGATATTAGGAATGGCGACTCTTTATGTACTAGCTGGCAAACTGCCTTCAGAATTTCAAGGTTTGCACGATATAGCCGCTTATACAACTTTTGTAACATATTTATTAATAATGCTACAGACTTTACACATATTTGAGCTGAATATAATTTCATTCCTAATTAGTGCAATAATTCCGCCCCATTTTCTTTATTTCGTAATATTTATGGGTGGAGTTGTTACTGGGACGAGAAGAATGAAATTAAAAATCGGGAGAGTATGGGAAAAGGAACAAGAGAGGAATACATGGTTACAAGCTGCATGGGTTATTCATGGGATAGCTTCCTTGATATTTGTAATAGCAGTAATATTATTGCATTATTGGCTAACATTAGCCTTTACAGTTTTAGAAATAATAGCGGGTCTCTGGGTATGGGACTCAACTAATAGAAATCCTCTAAAGCCTGGGGCATCTGTAGCATTACATCAAGTATTTTCAATTCTTGTAGTGGTAGCGATAATATTAAATAGTATCTAATCCAATCGAAACACACCAAATAATGTAAATTGACCTACCGATAATACTAAAATAGTATCTAATCCTTACTTAACTTAATTATATCTCTATTCTCTTTGTAAATCAGCTGAGGTGCATTTAATCATCAGTCATAGTGTTGCGAGCTCATCACGTTATCTAATGTTAATCCTACTTTACTATCTGCAGTTAAACTATAATATTTGCTCATTAGTTGAGCTACTGCAGAATATATCAACTCATAAACTTGTGATCTATTGGTCTCCAATATTGCGGATACATAACTCCACGGCTTACCTTGAATTACTTTGGCTATCAATGCTATTTCTTCATCTTTAAGTAAGCTCCAATTTCTCTCAGCGTCCCAAAAATACTTTACTGCAAGCATATGTATTCCATCTGCTGCCGATTCATAAGGACTCACACCTTGTAGAAATGATATAACCTTATCTAGCATTACTGGACTTATAGAAATATTCTTATGAACTTTTGCCCCTAAAAGTAAAAGTCTTGCTATTTCTGGATTAATATTAAAATACACGTCATGTAAAGTATTAAGTAACTTTTCTTTTAATGCGTATGCAGCTATATCAACTATTTTCTTAGCCTTATCACTTATAGGCTTTATCACAGCTACTGGATAATCTCCTAATTTCTCATTCTTTTTGGGTGAAATATGAACCGGTATGAAGCCATTTTTTATCCAGAAATTAAGAACTTTGGGATCAGACATAAATGCAGAACCTACCCAGTCTATATTTTTCTCCTTAGCCTCGTTATATATCATGGTTAATAGCTGGCTGCCAAATCCTTTATCTTGTAATTCTGGGACTACTGCTATTCTAACTATCCTCCAACCTTTAAGTTTTGCAAAATCTTTAATTCTAACGTGTTTCAGAATTCTATCCGGTATAAGATCTCCATCAAACGTACCTCCTTTCAATGCCATTTCTATCATGCTATCGTTTAATTCGCCCTCTTCTGCTATTTGACAAGCTCCTATATAAATTCCATTATTAGTATACATAGCTTTTATGCTATGATGTACACCATCGGCCATTATCATTAGATCATCGGGATTATTTCTATAATGTGCAGATACCATAATACCGTAAATAGCTCTTAACTTATCATCGTTTTCAAATAATTCACGCTTATCAACGTCCTCATAATTAATGGTAGTTATCTCAGAGGGTGGCTCTAACGGTTCTGCGTCAAGTAATAGCGTATCATAAAGCCATTTTTCTATTGGATCTCCGATAGAATATCTTAAAGGTTGCTCCATAGTTATCCATTTTACTCTAACATGTCTATTTTCCATTAATCTACGTAAATATCTTAGAAATGCTTTACTTGAACCTTCATATCCATGAACCGTAGTTACTAGTACTATTTTCCTCCATATTCTGAGTGCCAAATCTATGTAATTAACGCCTAAAGCTGCAGCTTCATCAACAACTAATAAATCTCCCTCCTCTTCTAAAGCAACATCTGGAGGTACGTATTCTACTTTAAACTCATCTCCTCTAATAAGTTTTATATTACCAGTATCACTGACTTTTACATTGAATTTTTCCCCTAAGGCTTCTAATCCAGTTTTTATAAATAACATTACTTGAGATGCACTTAAAATAGAAGGAGCTGTTACTAAAATCTTAATACTTTTCTCTTTCCTTTTCCTTAACTTCTCTATAATACCGGCTACTGAAAGACCTGTTGCAGCACTTTTTCCCCTTCCTCTAGCAGCTGTTAGCACTAAAACTCTTTTCCCACCTCCTAACATATACGAGAACGCTTCTATTACTCTATTCTCATCTCCACTAAGTGAAAGTTCATGAATTTCTTTGGGCATTATTGGGTTCTTAGGTATCTTCTTTTCTGGTTTAGCTTCTATTTTTCCAGAAAATGGCCTAACAATATAATTCTCATTATCTATTATAAATATCCCTTCATGCTCTAATAGTTTTCTCTTAAATCTTCTTTCATAAATATCGTCAATTAGTCCATTTCTGATAATTGATGATCTGAATACTTTATCTTTTATTAAATCATTAGTGTATATAATTACTAAACCTCCACCTCTTGCCAAATCCGTAAGTCTACCTATATTTATTGGTTGAAAATTGTCTACCGCATCTAATATTACCAAATCATAAGTATTACCTAGGTAATATTCAGCGTTAGCGTAATCTATATCGTCAAACTTAGAGAAATACTGTTTTATCTCCTTCATTCTCTCTTTAGACCCAGTAGTCCACGGTATGAAGCCGTAAGCCACTGAAGGATCTTTTTTAAAACTAAGGAACACGTTAATAACTTCCTTTAAAACGTTCATATAGTCGCTTCTTTCTATGTAAACTAGATTCCTATAATACTTAGCCTCACCGTCTTCTAATGCCTTTCTTAACTCGTCATAAAACTGCTCTTTACTTACCATAGCTTACAATTTGTACTTCTTCTTTAAAGCTTCTTCTATGTCAATATCTTTTAAATTAGCTACTGATATAGTCCACGCTATTACATCAGCTAGTTCCTCTTGAATTGCCTCCTTATCACCATTTAAAAGAGCCTCAGCTAATTCCCCAACCTCTTCCACTAGCCATGTAAAAGTAGCATATATTCCCCTTTGAGAGTCTTTTTCAAAATATAATTCCCTCATCCTCATTTGTAATTCTTTAAGTTCCAAGACCTATTTCCCTCCTCATTATTTTTATTTCATCATCAGAAAAAGTTATATGTAACTTAATTTCCTCATTAAAGTTATTATCAACAAAGAGTATATCAATACCTCTTTTTGCGGAAACATTTTTAACGAAATCAGCGTCAACTTCATACTCTACTGTTAATGGGTTTGCTGGATCATCTAATATTATATGCCTAAAAATTACCTCTTTGCCTTCCCTATCAATTTCAAAAAGAGTTTCAACATTTGCTGAATTAGGATAATCGTTAGACATGCAAACTACTGCGTTTTTACAACATGGCATACATACTCCATTTTCCAATCTTTCTTTTACCTCTTTGGGAATTTCCATAATACTGATAAATATTTATGTTTAAACAATCTATTAAATAATTATGCCTTCAGCTTCGGGCAAAAGGATCGTAGCTACTCAAAATTATATTGCTAGCTATGTGGGTGCAAAAATATTAGAGGAAGGTGGTAATGCCTTTGACGCTGCAATAGCAATAAGTGCGACACTGTCTGTAGTAATACCCCACACCAGTGGTCTTGGAGGAGATGGATTTTTATTAGCTAAAACCTCAGAGGGCTTAATAGCATATAACGCCTCTGGTTGGGCTCCTAAGGAGTTAAGGGTAGAGAAGATGGATAATGATAGAAGTCCTCTGACAGTAATGGTACCTGGATTAGTGGATTTATGGACATTCATATTCGAAAATTACGCTTCAAAACCATTGTCTGAACTACTTAAGCCTGCAATATCCTTGGCTAATAATGGTTTTATGGTAGGGAGAGGATTACATCACGCAATAGTAAGTTCGTTTAAGTTATCGGATGAGTGGAATAAAGTATATGGGAATAAAAGATTTGGAGATGAAATAAAGCTTAGAAAAATGGCTAGAATTTTAAAAGAGATCTCTAAAGATCCTCGGGAATTTTATGAGGGAAAAATAGCTGAGGAATTAGTACAGGGATTAAGAGAAAAGGGCGTTCCGATAAGTTATGAAGATTTCAGCGAATTTAAGGGTGAGGTAGTGAGTCCTATAAAAATCACATATAAGGACTTTACGTTATATGAAATACCACCTAATTCTCAGGGTATTACTACACTAGAATTGTTAAAAATGGTTGAATTGACTGATATTAATAAAATGCCTTTTAATGACGTAAGAAGGATAAACGAGCACATTAGGTTAAGTGCATTAGCATACGATGATAGAAATAAGTATGTAGCGGACCCCAGATTTGTAAATATACCAATAGATAAATTATTGTCAGAAAGATATATATTGAATAAACTAGCGGAATATGGAATAGAACCTAAAGTAAAGACTTCAGGTGATACGACATTCTTCACTGTAACTGATGGAGAGAATGAAATAGGATTCATACAAAGTCTCTTTTATCCCTTCGGATCTGGAATAGTAGTAAATGAAATACCATTTAATAATAGAGGTGCTGGTTTCACTGAAGGAAATAACAAGCCAGAACCCAGAAAAAGACCTTTACATACGCTTTCCATACTTATGGCTGAAAAAGATAATGAAAGACTAATTATAGGATGTGCAGGAGGAGATCTGAGACCTCAAATCCATGCTGAGGTATTTGAGTATTATGCTGATTATAATATGGAAATAGACGAAGCAGTATATGCACCTAGATTCATGTATTTAGGAACTAAAGTAATAGCTGAAAAAAGATTAGGAGTTCCAGCTACGCAAACAGATTATTATTCCCCAGAAGTTGGTATAGTACAAGCCCTTAAATATAAAAATGGAAGGTATATTGGAGTTGCAGACATTAGGAGTGAAGGAATAGCAATACCTATCTAATCTATAATGTTTACTGGATTACATCCAGAATACTTAAATGCTAAAAGTAATGCACCATATTCCGGCTCATGAGTAGCCATTATCCCTTTTATATTGTTACCATCCAGATAAGATTTGAATAAACTAAGATAAATGGAAGAATTAAACATACCACCTTTAAGATATACTTTATCAACATTTATTTTAACCGCCATTTGCACAGCATATATCGCAAGCTCATATGCCGCTTTTTTTAAAATATCTATAGCTATTTCATCACCTTCTTTAGCAGCCTCATCTACGATAATTGCTAAGGAGGCTATATCCTTAATCTTATGGCCCTCATGATAGGCCCATTTTATTAAATCGTCTAAATCATTTATTCCTAAAGCATTCATTATCTTATCGGCAAGTATAGTTTTAGGCATTCTAGAATCTAACATTTTACCTAGTGCTCTTAATGCTTCTCTTCCTATCCAATACGCCGATCCTTCATCAGCTATTAACCAGCCTAACCCACCATATCTTAATCTCTTATTCCCGTCAAATCCCACTATAACGCTACCAGTACCAGCTATTACGATAACACCTGGATTACCTCTTGTTTCCGCGTATAATGCTACAAATCCGTCATGATCAATATATGTTTTATTTGCAACATTTTTTAAAGCTTCTGACATAATATTATAATCATATCTAGAATCAATACCAGCTAAGCCAATATATGCTACATCTGGTTTCATACCCTTAGTTGCAATAAATATTGCCTTACTTACATTTTTCACAGCCTCTTCAACACCTATATTATGAAAGTTTCCTGGACCTGCCGATCCCTTACCTATGAAGTTCCCACTACAAGTATACGCTACTGCCGAAGTTTTTGTTCCTCCTCCATCTACTCCAACAAGTATCATCAAAATAATATGTTGTTAAAGCATTTTAAATGAATAGTTTAAAGAATCTAGATAACTTTTAGGATCACCTACATTTAACCAGAATTCGTCTTGTCTCATTTCTAATGCATAAACTTCTTTACCGTCTACTATTAGATTATGTATACCATAAGTTAACTCTAGTTCCTTATCATCCTCTATTTTGACTTTTTTTAAAGCTCCAAATATACTAGGTTTGAATATATATACAGCAGCTAAAGCCAAATTGGATTTAGGATTTTGAGGCTTTTCCTCGGCGTTAATAACTTTATAAAGTTTATGGCCACTATAATAACCCTTATCTTGAACCTCTACTATACCATATCTTTTCGGATTCTCTACTTTCCTAACAAATAAAACTGCATCTGGTGAAAGTTCATCAAAAAGGGATTTTAATGATTCATAACCTTTAGTTAAAACTCCATCATCTGCATGAACAAAAAATGGATCGTTACCTGAAAAATCCTCTGCTCGTAACACAGCATCGCCAAATCCCTTTGGAATTTCTTGGAACACAAAAGTAGGAGTTCGTTCAAATAAATATTGCATTAATAACATACCGTTTTTGCCTACAACTATACAGAATTTTTCTACTCCAACCTTACGTAAAGAATCCATAATTAAATCTATTATGGGCCTTGTAACTTTATCACCGTTTTCTGTCACAAAAAGAGGAAGTAATGCTTTAGGTAGCAAGCTTGTTATATGTTTCATCCTACTGCCTTTACCAGCAGACGTTATTACAGCCTTTTTTAACATTACATAATTTTATGGAGGGGATGTTATAAGTTCATTGGGTAGAGTTACTCTTCTTCACTCTCTTCTTCAATCATACTTATTACTTCAGATATTAAGAAACCTATTATTATCCATGTCATAAATATATAAACTTCTATAGGGGCCGAAGAAATCATAGAATACACTAAATCAAAGATACTAAATATTGCAGCAATACAACCTATTAATATCTGAAATCTTCTTTTCCAGAGTTTTTTAAGGGATATTTTAATTAGAGAAAAGTTAGCAGCTAAATGTACAAATAGACTAGCAAACAATGCAATAGCACCCATAAAAGAGAAGGCGATAAACGGATTATAAATATAATAAAGTCCTATAATTACCGTTATAAAATAGAATAAAACAGATAACAATACTGCATATAAAGGACCCTTATATCCTTCAAACTTACTAAATACCTTAGGTAAAAATCCACTAGACGACATTGCGAAAATTGTTCTAGAAGTTGCAGTTAAAAAAGCTAAGCTACCTAAAATTCCATCATTCACCGCAGCAAAAATTACAAATATAAAAGTAATAAGCCCTAATCTATTTTTTATCAACTTTAATATATCTACACTTCCAGGTGCAATATGGAAAAATAATAAATGATCTCCTATTGCATAAATGTCAAAAGCAGCAAGAAATCCTCCTAACAATATCACAGTTATTATAGCCCTACTAACAGTTTTCCTAGCATTTTTAGCTTCTCCAGATACTGGAGTTATTGAACCGTAACCCGTAGGTACACTTGAACCGAATAGTATTGCTAATGCTAAGGTTCCTAAATTCAAATGAACCGAAAAAGGATTGTAAAAATGAAATCCTGTAGATTGAATAAATAAAATTGCTAATAATGTCATAATTCCTATTTCTATAGAGCTTGCAATTATCGCATATCTCGTGCTAACTCTTATCCCCATTATAGCAAAGAAAGAAGTTATTGATACAATACCTAACCCAACTATCCATGGATTTACTCCTAAAACATGGTAAAGTATAAACGTAGCCCCGAATATGTACGCTACACCATATGTTGTTGAATAGAATATATAAAGCCAACCTGTTTCAAAACCCAACCTCTTAGTTAAGGAGTAAAAAGCATACGTATAATATCCTCCTTCTTTAGTAAATCTCTTTGAAAGTTCGTAAACAACAAGGCCATTTACTAATACTAAAAGAGTGCCTAAGATAATTGCTATTGGAGCAAAGAATCCAGCAATTAAAAACGCCTCGACGCCATACGTAAGAATACTCAGAAATGGAGACTGTCCACCCATGGAAAGAAAAACTATATCCACAAAACTTAAATGCCTCTTTGGCTCTTGTCGTTCTTGCGCCTTATTAATTGACGAATTTGACATCCAGAATGTAGATAAAGAAATTAGGTATATAAGTTCTCTTAGCTATTATATAATATTATTACTTCAGAATATTTATTCTTTGAGCTAGTTTAAATAATGCCACAACAACGTAAATGTCAACAACTGGCATAAAGTCAGTAACGTAAAAGCTGAATAATGTATGATTACCTAAGAAATATACTATAACGAAACCAATCCACTCAGTCCACGCCCACATAGTAACAGTTATCAGTTTATAGTCTCTAAATATAAAAGCTAT
The genomic region above belongs to Saccharolobus caldissimus and contains:
- a CDS encoding tRNA(Met) cytidine acetyltransferase TmcA, whose product is MVSKEQFYDELRKALEDGEAKYYRNLVYIERSDYMNVLKEVINVFLSFKKDPSVAYGFIPWTTGSKERMKEIKQYFSKFDDIDYANAEYYLGNTYDLVILDAVDNFQPINIGRLTDLARGGGLVIIYTNDLIKDKVFRSSIIRNGLIDDIYERRFKRKLLEHEGIFIIDNENYIVRPFSGKIEAKPEKKIPKNPIMPKEIHELSLSGDENRVIEAFSYMLGGGKRVLVLTAARGRGKSAATGLSVAGIIEKLRKRKEKSIKILVTAPSILSASQVMLFIKTGLEALGEKFNVKVSDTGNIKLIRGDEFKVEYVPPDVALEEEGDLLVVDEAAALGVNYIDLALRIWRKIVLVTTVHGYEGSSKAFLRYLRRLMENRHVRVKWITMEQPLRYSIGDPIEKWLYDTLLLDAEPLEPPSEITTINYEDVDKRELFENDDKLRAIYGIMVSAHYRNNPDDLMIMADGVHHSIKAMYTNNGIYIGACQIAEEGELNDSMIEMALKGGTFDGDLIPDRILKHVRIKDFAKLKGWRIVRIAVVPELQDKGFGSQLLTMIYNEAKEKNIDWVGSAFMSDPKVLNFWIKNGFIPVHISPKKNEKLGDYPVAVIKPISDKAKKIVDIAAYALKEKLLNTLHDVYFNINPEIARLLLLGAKVHKNISISPVMLDKVISFLQGVSPYESAADGIHMLAVKYFWDAERNWSLLKDEEIALIAKVIQGKPWSYVSAILETNRSQVYELIYSAVAQLMSKYYSLTADSKVGLTLDNVMSSQHYD
- a CDS encoding cytochrome C oxidase assembly protein, which encodes MILTYLSGIESILAGATIVFGGIVEGYGYGLSLGTNWPYTHDILQLAARKDPEAIHRILATIVGIFSIIILILNPSIISLIGFLSVVFTAILGMATLYVLAGKLPSEFQGLHDIAAYTTFVTYLLIMLQTLHIFELNIISFLISAIIPPHFLYFVIFMGGVVTGTRRMKLKIGRVWEKEQERNTWLQAAWVIHGIASLIFVIAVILLHYWLTLAFTVLEIIAGLWVWDSTNRNPLKPGASVALHQVFSILVVVAIILNSI
- a CDS encoding N-acetylglucosamine kinase, with the protein product MILVGVDGGGTKTSAVAYTCSGNFIGKGSAGPGNFHNIGVEEAVKNVSKAIFIATKGMKPDVAYIGLAGIDSRYDYNIMSEALKNVANKTYIDHDGFVALYAETRGNPGVIVIAGTGSVIVGFDGNKRLRYGGLGWLIADEGSAYWIGREALRALGKMLDSRMPKTILADKIMNALGINDLDDLIKWAYHEGHKIKDIASLAIIVDEAAKEGDEIAIDILKKAAYELAIYAVQMAVKINVDKVYLKGGMFNSSIYLSLFKSYLDGNNIKGIMATHEPEYGALLLAFKYSGCNPVNIID
- a CDS encoding MazG nucleotide pyrophosphohydrolase domain-containing protein, with translation MELKELQMRMRELYFEKDSQRGIYATFTWLVEEVGELAEALLNGDKEAIQEELADVIAWTISVANLKDIDIEEALKKKYKL
- a CDS encoding APC family permease; the protein is MSNSSINKAQERQEPKRHLSFVDIVFLSMGGQSPFLSILTYGVEAFLIAGFFAPIAIILGTLLVLVNGLVVYELSKRFTKEGGYYTYAFYSLTKRLGFETGWLYIFYSTTYGVAYIFGATFILYHVLGVNPWIVGLGIVSITSFFAIMGIRVSTRYAIIASSIEIGIMTLLAILFIQSTGFHFYNPFSVHLNLGTLALAILFGSSVPTGYGSITPVSGEAKNARKTVSRAIITVILLGGFLAAFDIYAIGDHLLFFHIAPGSVDILKLIKNRLGLITFIFVIFAAVNDGILGSLAFLTATSRTIFAMSSSGFLPKVFSKFEGYKGPLYAVLLSVLFYFITVIIGLYYIYNPFIAFSFMGAIALFASLFVHLAANFSLIKISLKKLWKRRFQILIGCIAAIFSIFDLVYSMISSAPIEVYIFMTWIIIGFLISEVISMIEEESEEE
- a CDS encoding nucleotidyltransferase family protein yields the protein MLKKAVITSAGKGSRMKHITSLLPKALLPLFVTENGDKVTRPIIDLIMDSLRKVGVEKFCIVVGKNGMLLMQYLFERTPTFVFQEIPKGFGDAVLRAEDFSGNDPFFVHADDGVLTKGYESLKSLFDELSPDAVLFVRKVENPKRYGIVEVQDKGYYSGHKLYKVINAEEKPQNPKSNLALAAVYIFKPSIFGALKKVKIEDDKELELTYGIHNLIVDGKEVYALEMRQDEFWLNVGDPKSYLDSLNYSFKML
- a CDS encoding gamma-glutamyltransferase family protein → MPSASGKRIVATQNYIASYVGAKILEEGGNAFDAAIAISATLSVVIPHTSGLGGDGFLLAKTSEGLIAYNASGWAPKELRVEKMDNDRSPLTVMVPGLVDLWTFIFENYASKPLSELLKPAISLANNGFMVGRGLHHAIVSSFKLSDEWNKVYGNKRFGDEIKLRKMARILKEISKDPREFYEGKIAEELVQGLREKGVPISYEDFSEFKGEVVSPIKITYKDFTLYEIPPNSQGITTLELLKMVELTDINKMPFNDVRRINEHIRLSALAYDDRNKYVADPRFVNIPIDKLLSERYILNKLAEYGIEPKVKTSGDTTFFTVTDGENEIGFIQSLFYPFGSGIVVNEIPFNNRGAGFTEGNNKPEPRKRPLHTLSILMAEKDNERLIIGCAGGDLRPQIHAEVFEYYADYNMEIDEAVYAPRFMYLGTKVIAEKRLGVPATQTDYYSPEVGIVQALKYKNGRYIGVADIRSEGIAIPI